The Urbifossiella limnaea genome has a window encoding:
- a CDS encoding Gfo/Idh/MocA family protein, with product MPRLSRRSFLAAAPLVTTAALRGQDAPSNKITLGFIGVGTMGRGHLGGFLGRREVEVVAVCDVVKERRDSARTMVETRYADRLKSGQYRGVRAVADFREVLATPGLDAVVIATPDHWHAMPAILAARAGKHIYCEKPLTQNLAEGRQLVDEIAKAKVIFQTGSQQRTEFGGHFRKAVEYVWNGRIGKLHTVRIGVGEPAVPCNLPEEQKPEGTDWDAWLGPAPERPYNSVLCPRGVHQGFPAWRRYQEYAGGQLADMGAHHFDIAQWAMRMDGAGPLEVIPPENPRAVRGLRFVYPNGVTMIHNEFARGADGMEIKADCVFEGSDGTILVGRGGISSRPGTVLERPIGADDRKVYAATSHHGNWLECIRAKKETICPAEVGHRSASICHLGNIGYRLNRKLTWDAKAERFVNDAAANRELSREPRAKWKLV from the coding sequence ATGCCCCGCCTCTCCCGCCGCTCGTTCCTCGCGGCCGCGCCGCTCGTCACCACCGCGGCCCTCCGCGGCCAGGACGCGCCGTCGAACAAGATCACCCTCGGGTTCATCGGCGTCGGCACGATGGGCCGCGGCCACCTCGGCGGGTTCCTCGGCCGCCGCGAGGTCGAGGTCGTCGCCGTGTGCGACGTGGTGAAGGAGCGCCGCGACAGCGCCCGCACGATGGTCGAGACCCGCTACGCCGACCGCCTCAAGTCCGGCCAGTACCGCGGCGTCCGCGCCGTCGCCGACTTCCGCGAGGTGCTCGCCACGCCGGGCCTCGACGCCGTCGTCATCGCCACGCCGGACCACTGGCATGCCATGCCCGCCATCCTCGCCGCACGGGCCGGCAAGCACATCTACTGCGAGAAGCCGCTGACTCAGAACCTCGCCGAGGGCCGGCAGCTCGTGGACGAGATCGCCAAGGCGAAGGTGATCTTCCAGACCGGCAGCCAGCAGCGGACCGAGTTCGGCGGCCACTTCCGCAAGGCCGTCGAGTACGTGTGGAACGGCCGCATCGGCAAGCTGCACACCGTCCGCATCGGCGTCGGCGAGCCGGCCGTGCCGTGCAACCTGCCGGAAGAGCAGAAGCCGGAAGGCACCGACTGGGACGCGTGGCTCGGGCCGGCGCCGGAGCGGCCGTACAACTCGGTGCTGTGCCCGCGCGGCGTCCACCAGGGGTTCCCGGCGTGGCGGCGCTACCAGGAGTACGCCGGCGGCCAGCTCGCCGACATGGGCGCCCACCACTTCGACATCGCCCAGTGGGCCATGCGCATGGACGGCGCCGGCCCGCTCGAAGTGATCCCGCCGGAGAACCCGCGCGCGGTCCGCGGCCTGCGATTCGTCTACCCCAACGGCGTGACGATGATCCACAACGAGTTCGCCCGCGGCGCCGACGGGATGGAGATCAAGGCCGACTGCGTGTTCGAGGGCTCCGACGGCACGATCCTGGTCGGTCGCGGCGGCATCAGCAGCCGGCCGGGCACGGTCCTGGAGCGGCCGATCGGCGCGGACGACCGCAAGGTGTACGCGGCGACGAGCCACCACGGCAACTGGCTGGAGTGCATCCGGGCGAAGAAGGAGACGATCTGCCCGGCGGAGGTCGGTCACCGCAGCGCGAGCATCTGCCACCTCGGCAACATCGGCTACCGCCTGAACCGCAAGCTGACGTGGGACGCGAAGGCGGAGCGGTTCGTGAACGACGCCGCCGCGAACCGCGAGCTGAGCCGCGAGCCGAGGGCCAAGTGGAAGCTGGTGTGA
- a CDS encoding alpha/beta hydrolase, whose protein sequence is MTPLRALLLAVPLFAALAPAAAQPDPGFTRTEDVIYGRKFGTALTMDVFTPKAKANGAGVIWCVSGGWYSNHDSVNVGFAKPYLDRGYTVFQVVHGSQPRFSIPEVLDDMHRAVRFVRANAGKYGIDKDRLGISGASAGGHLSLMQGVAPRPGNPLTKDKVDLESSKVAAVACFFPPTDFLNYGKTGNVALGDGTLKGFRAPFNFVEFDDATKAYVVITDEEKRRRIGKQISPAYHATKDSAPALIIHGDKDTLVPIQQAEVMVAAYKQAGATAELVVKPGAAHGWGDIGKDIEKCVDWFDTHLAKQ, encoded by the coding sequence ATGACTCCCCTCCGAGCCCTGCTCCTGGCCGTGCCGCTGTTCGCCGCGCTCGCCCCCGCCGCCGCCCAGCCCGACCCCGGCTTCACCCGCACCGAAGACGTGATTTACGGCCGGAAGTTCGGCACGGCGCTGACGATGGACGTGTTCACCCCGAAGGCCAAGGCCAACGGCGCCGGCGTCATCTGGTGCGTCAGCGGCGGGTGGTACTCGAACCACGACAGCGTCAACGTCGGGTTCGCCAAGCCGTACCTCGACCGCGGCTACACCGTGTTCCAGGTCGTCCACGGCAGCCAGCCGCGGTTCAGCATCCCCGAGGTGCTCGACGACATGCACCGGGCGGTGCGGTTCGTCCGCGCCAACGCCGGCAAGTACGGCATCGACAAGGACCGCCTCGGCATCAGCGGGGCGTCGGCCGGCGGGCACCTGTCGCTGATGCAGGGCGTGGCGCCGCGGCCGGGCAACCCGCTCACCAAGGACAAGGTCGATCTGGAGTCGTCGAAGGTGGCGGCGGTGGCGTGCTTCTTCCCGCCGACCGACTTCCTGAACTACGGCAAGACCGGGAACGTGGCGCTCGGCGACGGCACGCTGAAGGGCTTCCGGGCGCCGTTCAACTTCGTCGAGTTCGACGACGCGACCAAGGCGTACGTCGTGATCACCGACGAGGAGAAGCGCCGCCGGATCGGCAAGCAGATCTCGCCGGCGTACCACGCGACGAAGGACAGCGCCCCGGCGCTCATCATCCACGGCGACAAGGACACGCTGGTGCCAATCCAGCAGGCCGAGGTGATGGTGGCGGCGTACAAGCAGGCCGGGGCGACGGCCGAGCTGGTGGTGAAGCCCGGCGCCGCGCACGGCTGGGGCGACATCGGCAAGGACATCGAGAAGTGCGTGGACTGGTTCGACACGCACCTGGCGAAGCAGTAG
- a CDS encoding DUF4139 domain-containing protein: protein MLRRTLLWGLPLAGAVGAAAVADRWLAAAALADARQDLRPAVTLPISRVVLFNSVVSYLSRSGEVDGDARVDLTFQEADINDLIKSMVLEDFGGGRVAAVSYDSREPIARTLASFSINLNGDTTFAGILRQARGERVEVTTTPTAQNQPGKVTGSIVGVEPQAGPNGVPVSVLNLWCAEGLRAIKLTEVQQLRFLNPVIESEFRRALEVLALNHDAAKKAVSLHFAGDGKRRVQVGYVVEAPIWKTSYRLVLDAEGKGGKPYLQGWAVVENPTDEDWSGVRMALISGRPISFKMDLYNPLYVPRPTVEPELFASLRPPTYDGGFARRDRVTDLTIKDIGFDPHQAAPPDIEREAEKSFAGVVVESAKRAKADPGRPGESKAAEVLRKSVTAATAGDGSRQLGRELATRLGTAAVGSAATAGKLGDFFQYAIDHPVSLARQKSALLPIVGKEVEGTRVSIYNPAVQPKHPLLGLRFKNTSGMHLSQGPITVFEGSTYAGDTRVLDVQPGEERLVSYAIDLGTEVDPQSGPGSARITSVKAVKGIVTTVTKVREEKKYRVANRSQTDRTLVIEHANRTNQQFKLVETAAPVEDTKEVYRFQVAVKAGEEKTFPVTEERDVSTQVALSNNPDGQIRFFLSLNEATPALKQKLAEAMKLKAAWDGQLRDLTQVKADLARVGTDQDRIRKNLAATPREAEVYQTYLTRLATQEREIDGLTAREKTLMAAEFTSRKTFEDFLANLTD, encoded by the coding sequence ATGCTCCGTCGGACGCTGTTGTGGGGCCTGCCGCTGGCCGGCGCCGTTGGGGCCGCCGCCGTCGCCGACCGCTGGCTCGCCGCCGCCGCCCTCGCGGACGCCAGGCAAGACCTCCGGCCCGCCGTCACCCTGCCGATCAGCCGGGTCGTGCTGTTCAACAGCGTCGTCAGCTACCTGAGCCGCAGCGGCGAGGTGGACGGCGACGCCCGCGTCGACCTCACCTTCCAGGAAGCGGACATCAACGACTTGATCAAGTCGATGGTCCTGGAAGACTTCGGCGGCGGCCGCGTCGCCGCGGTGAGCTACGACAGCCGCGAGCCGATCGCCCGGACGCTGGCCAGCTTCTCGATCAACCTGAACGGCGACACCACTTTCGCCGGCATCCTCCGGCAGGCCCGCGGCGAGCGGGTCGAGGTGACGACCACGCCGACGGCGCAGAACCAGCCGGGCAAGGTGACGGGGTCGATTGTCGGCGTCGAACCACAGGCCGGGCCGAATGGCGTGCCGGTGTCGGTGCTGAACCTCTGGTGCGCCGAAGGGCTGCGCGCCATCAAGCTGACCGAGGTGCAGCAGCTGCGATTCCTCAACCCGGTCATCGAGTCCGAGTTCCGCCGCGCCCTGGAGGTGCTGGCGCTCAACCACGACGCCGCGAAGAAGGCGGTGAGCCTCCACTTCGCCGGCGACGGGAAGCGGCGCGTGCAGGTGGGGTACGTCGTCGAGGCGCCGATCTGGAAGACGAGCTACCGGCTCGTGCTGGATGCCGAGGGCAAGGGCGGGAAACCGTACCTGCAAGGGTGGGCGGTCGTGGAGAACCCGACGGACGAGGACTGGAGCGGCGTGCGGATGGCGCTTATCAGCGGCCGGCCGATCAGCTTCAAGATGGACTTGTACAACCCGCTGTACGTGCCGCGGCCGACGGTCGAGCCGGAGCTGTTCGCATCGCTGCGCCCGCCGACCTACGACGGCGGCTTCGCCCGCCGCGACCGGGTGACCGACCTGACGATCAAGGACATCGGATTCGATCCGCACCAAGCCGCGCCTCCCGACATCGAGCGGGAGGCGGAGAAGTCCTTCGCCGGCGTGGTCGTCGAGAGCGCAAAACGGGCGAAGGCCGACCCCGGTCGGCCGGGCGAGTCGAAGGCGGCGGAGGTGTTGCGGAAGTCGGTCACGGCGGCGACCGCCGGCGACGGGTCGCGGCAACTCGGCCGCGAGCTGGCGACGCGGCTCGGCACCGCGGCCGTCGGCAGCGCCGCCACGGCCGGCAAGCTCGGCGACTTCTTCCAGTACGCCATCGACCACCCGGTGTCGCTCGCCCGCCAGAAGAGCGCCCTGCTGCCGATCGTCGGTAAGGAGGTCGAGGGCACCCGCGTCAGCATCTACAACCCGGCCGTGCAGCCGAAGCACCCGCTGCTCGGGCTCCGCTTCAAGAACACCTCGGGCATGCACCTGTCGCAAGGACCGATCACGGTGTTCGAGGGGAGCACGTACGCCGGCGACACCCGCGTCCTGGACGTGCAGCCGGGCGAGGAGCGGCTCGTCAGCTACGCCATCGACCTGGGCACCGAAGTCGATCCGCAGTCCGGGCCGGGCTCGGCGCGCATCACGAGCGTGAAGGCGGTGAAGGGAATCGTCACCACGGTGACGAAGGTACGCGAGGAGAAGAAGTACCGCGTCGCCAACCGCAGCCAGACCGACCGCACGCTCGTCATCGAGCACGCGAACCGCACCAACCAGCAGTTCAAGCTCGTCGAGACCGCTGCGCCGGTCGAGGACACCAAGGAGGTGTACCGGTTCCAGGTGGCGGTGAAGGCCGGCGAGGAGAAGACGTTCCCGGTGACGGAGGAGCGCGACGTGTCCACGCAGGTGGCGCTGTCGAACAACCCGGACGGGCAGATCCGCTTCTTCCTGAGCCTGAACGAGGCGACGCCGGCGCTGAAGCAGAAGCTGGCCGAGGCGATGAAGCTGAAGGCCGCGTGGGACGGGCAGCTGCGCGACCTGACGCAGGTGAAGGCCGACCTGGCGCGGGTGGGGACCGACCAGGACCGCATCCGCAAGAACCTGGCGGCGACGCCGCGGGAGGCGGAGGTGTACCAGACGTACCTGACGCGGCTGGCGACGCAGGAGCGCGAGATCGACGGCCTGACGGCCCGCGAGAAGACGCTGATGGCCGCGGAGTTCACGTCGCGCAAGACGTTCGAGGACTTCCTGGCGAACCTGACGGACTGA
- a CDS encoding L-serine ammonia-lyase has product MNLSVFDLFKVGIGPSSSHTVGPMVAAGRFVESLRAAGHLPAVGRIVAELYGSLALTGRGHATDKAVILGLAGERPETTDPDTADALVETVRGTGKVRLGGTHAVPFREPADLRFHETETLPFHPNGMRFTATEAAGAVLSAETYYSVGGGFVLKEGEAGATDERQVPHPFASAAELLAVGARTGRSIADVVAENETAWRPAAETDAGLDRIWSVMSRCMERGMATGGVLPGGLEVKRRAPELHRHLTTTTGAADPLAVFDWVSLFALAVNEENAAGGRVVTAPTNGAAGVIPAVLAYYHRFVPGASAEGGRRFLLTAAAVGMLYKRNASLSAAEVGCQGEVGVACSMAAAGLAAVMGGTNAQVENAAEIGMEHNLGLTCDPVGGLVQVPCIERNTMGAVKAINAARLAVLHGDGTHRISLDHVIETMRRTGADMQAEYKETSLGGLAVNRVEC; this is encoded by the coding sequence GTGAACCTCAGCGTCTTCGACCTGTTCAAGGTCGGCATTGGCCCGTCCAGCTCGCACACCGTCGGCCCGATGGTCGCCGCGGGGCGGTTCGTCGAATCGCTCCGCGCCGCGGGGCACCTCCCCGCCGTCGGCCGCATTGTCGCCGAGCTGTACGGCTCGCTGGCGCTCACCGGCCGCGGTCACGCAACCGACAAGGCCGTCATCCTCGGCCTCGCCGGCGAGCGGCCCGAGACCACCGACCCCGACACCGCCGACGCCCTGGTCGAGACGGTCCGCGGCACCGGCAAGGTCCGCCTCGGCGGCACCCACGCCGTCCCCTTCCGCGAGCCCGCCGACCTGCGCTTCCACGAGACCGAGACGCTGCCGTTCCACCCGAACGGGATGCGGTTCACCGCCACGGAAGCAGCCGGCGCCGTGCTGTCAGCGGAAACGTACTACTCTGTCGGCGGCGGCTTCGTGCTGAAGGAGGGCGAGGCCGGCGCGACGGACGAGCGGCAGGTGCCGCACCCGTTCGCGTCCGCCGCCGAGTTGCTGGCCGTCGGCGCGCGGACGGGCCGGAGCATCGCCGACGTGGTGGCCGAGAACGAGACCGCGTGGCGCCCGGCGGCCGAGACCGACGCCGGCCTCGACCGCATCTGGAGCGTCATGTCCCGCTGCATGGAGCGCGGCATGGCGACCGGCGGCGTACTCCCCGGCGGGCTGGAGGTGAAGCGCCGCGCCCCGGAGTTGCACCGCCACCTCACCACCACCACCGGCGCCGCCGACCCGCTGGCCGTGTTCGACTGGGTGAGCCTGTTCGCGCTGGCGGTGAACGAGGAGAACGCCGCCGGCGGCCGCGTCGTGACGGCGCCGACGAACGGCGCCGCCGGCGTCATCCCGGCGGTGCTGGCGTACTACCACCGGTTCGTGCCGGGGGCGAGCGCCGAGGGCGGGCGGCGGTTCCTGCTGACGGCGGCGGCGGTGGGGATGCTGTACAAGCGGAACGCGTCGCTGTCGGCGGCGGAGGTGGGGTGTCAGGGCGAGGTGGGGGTGGCGTGCAGCATGGCCGCGGCCGGGCTGGCGGCGGTGATGGGCGGCACGAACGCGCAGGTGGAGAACGCCGCCGAGATCGGCATGGAGCACAACCTCGGGCTGACGTGCGACCCGGTGGGCGGGCTGGTGCAGGTGCCGTGCATCGAGCGGAACACGATGGGCGCGGTGAAGGCGATCAACGCGGCCCGGCTGGCGGTGCTGCACGGCGACGGCACGCACCGCATCTCGCTGGACCACGTCATCGAGACGATGCGCCGCACCGGCGCCGACATGCAGGCCGAGTACAAGGAGACGTCGCTCGGCGGCCTGGCCGTGAACCGCGTCGAGTGCTGA
- a CDS encoding DUF1294 domain-containing protein: MPTVVVAYLLLVAVASAAAFAAYGFDKRRAGTAGARRIPERTLHLFALVGGWPGALLAQRQFRHKTQKTRFRVVFWATVVLHVSAVAAAAYAWRAWGG, translated from the coding sequence GTGCCCACCGTCGTCGTCGCGTACCTGCTGCTGGTCGCCGTCGCGAGCGCCGCCGCGTTCGCCGCCTACGGGTTCGACAAGCGCCGCGCGGGCACCGCCGGCGCCCGTCGCATCCCGGAGCGCACCCTACACCTGTTCGCGCTCGTCGGCGGCTGGCCGGGGGCGCTGCTGGCGCAGCGGCAGTTCCGCCACAAGACGCAGAAGACGCGCTTCCGCGTGGTCTTCTGGGCGACGGTTGTGCTGCATGTGTCCGCGGTCGCGGCGGCGGCCTACGCCTGGCGTGCGTGGGGCGGGTAG